The Thunnus thynnus chromosome 13, fThuThy2.1, whole genome shotgun sequence genome segment AAAGTTTTAAATGAcacttctttcattttattgttaatatattgTCTGATATTCTCCATGATTTTTTCCAATTCAAGTCACCATAAATAGAAGACCAGAACATTGGCATTGGAGGAATATTATTCTCTACAAAGATATTCTGGATGTGTTTAttacagtcagccaatcagttTCCACACGGATGCCTTCTTCTATGCAGcagagtttttgtttgttttgatctcATTTGTTCCAGATAATGTATTTGTCTACTTTTGGTGGGTCTGCTGCTGTTAATGATCCATCAAGACACAATTAAaacttagagggaagggtcactgctaatttatacaaagttgttgtgagtgatcagctttatcctatgataaaacatttctatcctgaagggagtggtctcttccaggatgacaacgccccaattcacaggggtctgacgtgttagacagcgctctccaccaccatcgaaacaccacatgagggaagatctttttgaagaatggtgttcattcCTCctgtagagttcagagactgtagaataaATGTCAAGGtgtattgaagctgttctggtggcccaacaccttactaagacacttaatgttggtttttcctttaatttgtcacccgtctgtatgtacaacatgtttgtgtgtgacttaaacttaacattagtcaacaattaggtatttattcgtCAACATTGTAAAACTTGTAACATAATTTTTGGGGGGTAAATTGaaccattgactcaacttgctccaacatcactggcatgttttaccccacaacctctattttgacaaaactgtttcatacagtggctcagatccatAATTATGCTGAGTTTATGATCTTGTTTTGTAGCtgacactgacttaaattaacatgtaataatgtccaaaacttatCTATTTAATTAAGACTGATATCTTTAGTAACATAACGAAatcacttggcatgacaaaaatctttttttttttaagctctgttttgcttctctccatgtgcttgagtccaagatggattgagtaacGTGAACTAAACTTCCTTAActtgtggtcacatgattacttttgtttatgattacctagataaagggggtggctcattttatCCACTGGCTTGacttaccccgttctcccctaatGCATCAACAATCACACATGACTGCATACATATATGATACAGAAATTACGTCACCAAAAGGCACAGGCCTTAAAAACTATACATCAAGTAGGAATAATAACTAAACAGCTAGAGatatatgatgtttagatataaAATCATGTTTCCATTCtaagtcaataataataaatcaaatgtcCTGCTACTAGCTAAAAATAGTatcgaaaaatgaaaaatctgtttcCCAGAGGgaatttaaaagagaaaagggaaagTATAAAATGTTTGAGTGACTTCATCATGAGACGAGCTCACAGACTCAGggcagaaaacaaaatatggaTCAGAGCATATCCTTATATCTCACTAGGGACCTGAAAGGGCCTTTAACACTTTATGTTTTCAATCGTTTTGGCTGTCATTATACTGTAGCCATGATCTTTGGAAAAggtgtgttttttaatcaaattttggAAATTCAAACAGATCCTATATTAAGTCTATTATAAACTGTGTAGAAATAATACTAACTTTCAGCATGTTAGGGCCCTTTTAGGTCCCATTGAAACctattaaaaccacatttttgaTCCCATGGTTGCTACAGCATAAATTCATATATCTGTTTTTATAAGACTTTCAAACTGAAGGCCTGTCTTCAAAACTGCACtacaaaacagtttattttccaGCTGATTGAgccatttagttttttttttaaccctttgtGCCGAATGCATGCTATTTTCCTGATTACTTCTATTATGAATACCGCACCCAAGTATATTACAGCTTCAATGAGTTGTATGTGTAGCTAGGGATTTGTAaatgtggtgtatgtgtgtgtgtagccaaaATAGACACTCAAATccttacagaaaaaaaactgcccAAGGTAAACCCAtagaaaactgtattttgtgaTCCCACGGCCAATATAGCATAAATTCATGCATTCTATTTTATAAGGCTTTCAAACTTAAGCCCTGACTTCAAAATTGAAGTTTTTACCATTTTCCAGCTGATTGAGCAATTTTCTCctcaaacttttttctttattggaCTTGTTTATGCTGCTTAAACAGGACCCTCACTCTTAGTTAACTCTTTAAAATTtcatgtgatttttctttttcattttttagtcTTTAGTACTGTTTCaagacaaataataaaaaaagattcaagattcaaaagCTTTATTGTCCCCAGAGGTCAACTGTAGAAGTACAACAcaagaaacacagcaggaaataaagacaacaacaaacatagaatgtataaataaacatgtataaaagtcaaacaattaaaatgaaattcacaTAAAGGTATTGAGATGACCTGTTCCCTATTGAATTTACCAGAGTGATAGCAGAGGGTAAAAAAGTACTTGTAACTGTTGGTTGCGGCTAGCGGCAGTCTGAAAAGGAGCCAGCAGGAAAGATATGGGACTCTGGATGCAAGGATGGGAGCAGTCTGACAGGATGGACTGTGGTCTCTTTAAGAACAGTTTTTTTATGGAGGTCAGGCAAATTTTCTCAATTGAGTTACAGGGATTTCACAGCTGTAAAAGTAAAGTACAGCTGAGTAAAGTattaaagtacagctgaggctgatgggaacgtCATTAGTTGTGAAGCAGGTATTTGGTCAGAAACCAAAttgttggacaaattaaaaatttcGACttttagatgaaaagtcagaaaatcagaagtctttaaaaaatgttttccaaaagTGTTCAATGATAAATGAGTGCCAATGTTTTTTCATCCCCCTGGCAAAACACCCGGTCAATAAAACAAGGAAAGCCACCATCATTACACACAGGACAACTCTCACATCTGGCTGTGTGGAGGAAAGTTACTTTCATATCTCTTTAGCTGCTGTGATTGCATTAATTGTACTTCCTTTAATTTCTACATTTGCTGAGAGAGGGATTTTTTCAATGAGCTTATCTTCAAAATCACTGTCCAGTCTGACATCAAACACCTTTGCCAGAAGTTCAGAAGACACAACAAACGTTTCCACCTGGTCATTGAAGCTTGCTTCCAGTTGAGTCTCCGTCATATTGGCATTCATGATTCCTATAATCTCAATTGTGACATTCTGCATGGCCGCACTTTGAATCTgcaaacacagataaacattCACAGTAAGAGTCAGGACATGTTGAGAAATACACTGAGAATCACTCAGTAGTTTACAGCTAAGCAGGGAGGAGGGCGTCATGTTTATTCAATTTCTTACAGCATACTAATAGCAAAAACCACAGCATTTATAACTTAAGATAGTTTGTACCTCCCATCCCTAAAAGATCTGTTCaattacacaaaacacatatttaaacaagaaaatacatacaaaaaatgcacaaacacaaagattgATGCAATATAATGAACATAAAACTCAAGTCAGATCACTCATGACTACAGCAGACTGATTAATTTATGGTGGATTCAAAGTTTTATAGTTAGAAGGAAATGGCATCAACACACCATTTCTATTAGATCGCCatctatttgtgtttgtgaagaacaCATCTGTTCAGGTCCAACAGGCTGAAGGAATAaagaattcacacattaaaatgtcatttcaggtcagtttattagacttaatttcCTCACCATGCACTGTTCAAACATCATGGTTTTAATGTCTCTCCTGGTGTGGGGGCGATATTAGCTGTGACAAGGTTATATTCATTGGGTTGCACACAAacctttagtttgttttgtcatctacagtagatatgtaaaagttttgatgtaaattatgaaagtaaaaacttcagctttcatAAGACGGCTCAAAATGTTTGctggagggccagatttggccctCGGCCCGCTGTTTGCCTACCACTGGCATAGTCATTGATCCAGAAAACCTGAGAGTAAAGTAGTTTGGCATTTATAGATGAGTTTAATCTTAGCAAATTTATTGAAATGATTACAACTTTAATTTGGTTTTGCAAACTTGCTCAACAATTTATATTTCTCAAATTTTAGGTGGAACTCTAACCGAGGGTCGAGATATTTTACTTCTGAATTTAGCGTATTATGTTCTGACAGGGGAAAAAAGCGACAGTTTGTTTAATGTTGAGTGTTAAACATGAGTTTTCACACCACACGGACTGTAAGTGCTGTAACAGCTGGTTAAAAACTGATTAAATAGTTCCACcgtatacatacagtatctaacTGTATTGTACACAAACCTGCTCTACAACGTGTTTCTGGTAGATCACTTACATGTAAACAGAGTTCTATCAAAGACTACCAGCGATGTTTTATCACTGATTATGACATCCAGAAGCTCCTCATTCAACCAACAAACAACTCTTTTGTGTTTTgagagaaaaactaaaatatcCCAAACTGACATCAGTAGAACAGTGTGCAGCATGTTGGCAGCAGCTACCTTGTAAATTCTGGTGAAATCAGTTGAGTTCAGCGAGACGGTTTCATAGTAGTGACTGGTCTTCACGTTGGTTACTCTGACAAAGTCTCCATCTGATGTTCCTCCGAGTTGTGCAGTGTCTTTGCCCCACAAGGTGATCCTGATGGAATCTTTGCCATCTTTAAGTTGGAATTCCTGCTTGTCTTTCTTCCTCCATTGGTTCTTCACTTTGATGGGTTCAACATGACcaatctgaaaaaaacaacaatggaaACAATTCAATTGGAGTTCCTTTACTTTCAACAAATTCGACAAAAGATTGTGCAATCTTTAGTTACACTGGGTTTGTCAGTCTAATGTATGGATCAGATTACATGTATTGGATGATTTTCACATTCCATGTAACATAACCTGAGGTGTGATTCCACCTCTACTTCCTGTAGAACTGATTATATTTATGTTGTCAGAGGTCAGTGGGTTGCCTTTGCTACCAAAATGCTGGCTCAGTTTAGAATACTAAACCTGAAAAACTGATGAGAGATATTTCTGGACACATATCCAAGTGCTGATGTATCTTGCAGCACATATTGAGAGTAAGCGCTTGGAGGTAAACAGGATGCAAAAAGGAAACAAGACAGGATTTAGTTTGTTCATGAGGGTGAGGGCAGCTGAAGGCAGCCATTCTGGCTTGTGGCACTAAGTTTAAGTGCTACAAACCAGAATGGTGGAGATGAACGGTATGTTGGTATATGACGTGCATGTTCCACTGTCATAAACCACTTCTCACTAGCATATACCGATTCTTACCAACATATGCCACTGATTATTATATCAATACTGTGTGAGATTCATAAACAGATTATCACTCCCCATTCAGGTAAATTTTCTCAGCTTATGGTGATTCTTTACTGCTGATTATGGTATGTCTCTGCTGTGTGCCACATGACAACAGTAATCCATTGTTGTCCCACTGGCAGATAGGCCAACTCTTGGCACTTTTCACCATTAGTATTGCTGGATGTCTTATGGAAACTCACCTCTGTTACAGTTCCTTCAACACTCACTACTGTCTTGTCAGCGTACTCTTTGGCCTTTGCTATGCTGCAAACTGGCTTCTGAGGATAAATGAGCATCTCAgcttccagctccagctcctcaGGGACGTCAATGGGACTCGTTCTTGCCACTTTGCTCTGTTTGGTAACTTTCATGACATTTTCTTCCatgattacatttctgaacGAGTAGTATCTCCCCTCCTGGATATCTTGATAGCGATCTTTTCCGTACACCATCACTTTAATGCAGGATTCCTCATCACTGACTCccagataaaagaaaaactttttctccttttgttgGGTTTCATATGTGCGCAGAGCAGATTTCTGTACAACTTTCCCAGTTATGGTTTTGTTACCCAGGTCACCGCTGGTCAGTACATCTTTGATGGTTTTTCTCTGGACACAAAAGGAGACAAAGAAATCTCCCTCAGAGCAACATAAATgcaaacatgaatgtctgaataaaTCAGTACAAAGTCTCAAAGAAATGCACTCACCCATGTTGGAATCTTTCTCTCCTGGAAAATTAATATATGCTTACATCAATATTGTGTCGAAACACAAATCAATATGAAAAAAGGCTTTGATGCAACACTGACAAAAGTTGAGCAGGGTTCAACTtttttgatggacatttttttgcCATAGCCCTCTGTGTTAGCAACCCATCTATGACAACGGACTgatctcattgaaatgaatgaaggGGCTGCGTTTTGTCACGCAGGgctgctttctgtctgaacacagcctAGAAACTCAGCGATACTCTTGCTGTGAGCATAACTCACTAGTTTACTACATTTACAACAAGGACatcaacataaatatatataaaataattccAGCATGTGAGACTGTGTGCAATATGTAGTATTCATCATTAACCTTAATTTCATCTCTTACCTTGTCAGGTTGGCTGCTCTTCAATTGAtctttaaaagaagaaacaaacagggttatggttagggttagggtaaccccacagtcagtcagtttgaCACTGATGCCTTCCTCTGTGCAGCAGAgctcttgtttgttttggtctcatTTCATTAACCAGCAGACTTTATATGACAAACTATATGACATCATTCTGTCTGTTTATCCCCAtttgtttactgtatttcatttaaatgtaacaATACATTTGAAAGATGTTGAGTATGAGTTTGCATTTGGGTCGTTATGGTAATTTTTGccaaatatgtcattttattctaatgtacagcaccagtcaaaaaaGTTTGGACACGCCAACAGGAAGGCacgtccaaacttttgactgatatattgtaaaactcttcatcactaTTTATctgttatgttgtgtgtgtgttaacccACCAGCTGCAACCTTTTGCTCCTCATCAGAACAATCTGAGTCGCTCACAATATTGTTCCCCTTAAACCctgaaaatgaaatttgaaAAGTTAAACACACACTTAACTTGCACAGGTCCACATCAATAGCTGGGAGGTACtgacaaaaatgtgatataaatgtcaataaattcatgttcttaataaataattataggCCTTATTGTCCCTACTGGTTTTCTGACATTGACCAGTTTGACTGTTAACCTACTAGATTTACGCTCTCGCTCCTCGTCCGCTGACTTCGAATGACTTTTatgtttcctcttcttccctgaaagtgacattttaataaGTTAACACACAGATTGGTCAGCTTCATGTCAAAATCAACAGaaactgttttcttgtttgacAAATTGAGTTGAAATGATGTTTCTCTGGGCTGCATGTAGGTGAACATGTAATGGGATCGCTCTGAGACGTTCCTGTGTTGGTTTCCTTTATACTTGTAtgcaacatgtttgttttcGGATCCACCTACTGACGGGAACTGAATCAACCCATCAACTTGATCAATGAGCAGGGCCGAAACACAATTGTTGAGATTTGGAAGGTGTACATGTCAGCTCAACTGCTATCTACCATTACCCAGAACATCCTTCTCTACATTGGTTCAGAGACGTTTAGTTGTATCTTTTGAGAAGCCTGACTTTGGTTTCAGCCAACGTTGTCATCGTCACCCTCTGGTTTTTGGTCTTTTGTAGTAATTATTTTAAGTACACTGAGTGCATTAACTACACAGATTTACattgcattttttgtttatatac includes the following:
- the LOC137196144 gene encoding uncharacterized protein isoform X1 — its product is MSDNISGSEWRKALTSILEELDESEYKKMLFCPCFDKIPKSVKTGRSREEMPHIIIKYLGVDESISAVAEAMDLIPRKDPAVQDLLRPFVDKLRKKREEENRESMKENREIAPENQRVMMTPLAETKGKKRKHDSDWKSADEEPKPKTRKKRKHKSHSKSADEERERKSRFKGNNIVSDSDCSDEEQKVAADQLKSSQPDKERKIPTWRKTIKDVLTSGDLGNKTITGKVVQKSALRTYETQQKEKKFFFYLGVSDEESCIKVMVYGKDRYQDIQEGRYYSFRNVIMEENVMKVTKQSKVARTSPIDVPEELELEAEMLIYPQKPVCSIAKAKEYADKTVVSVEGTVTEIGHVEPIKVKNQWRKKDKQEFQLKDGKDSIRITLWGKDTAQLGGTSDGDFVRVTNVKTSHYYETVSLNSTDFTRIYKIQSAAMQNVTIEIIGIMNANMTETQLEASFNDQVETFVVSSELLAKVFDVRLDSDFEDKLIEKIPLSANVEIKGSTINAITAAKEI
- the LOC137196144 gene encoding uncharacterized protein isoform X2, coding for MSDNISGSEWRKALTSILEELDESEYKKMLFCPCFDKIPKSVKTGRSREEMPHIIIKYLGVDESISAVAEAMDLIPRKDPAVQDLLRPFVDKLRKKREEENRESMKENREIAPENQRVMMTPLAETKGKKRKHDSDWKSADEEPKPKTRFKGNNIVSDSDCSDEEQKVAADQLKSSQPDKERKIPTWRKTIKDVLTSGDLGNKTITGKVVQKSALRTYETQQKEKKFFFYLGVSDEESCIKVMVYGKDRYQDIQEGRYYSFRNVIMEENVMKVTKQSKVARTSPIDVPEELELEAEMLIYPQKPVCSIAKAKEYADKTVVSVEGTVTEIGHVEPIKVKNQWRKKDKQEFQLKDGKDSIRITLWGKDTAQLGGTSDGDFVRVTNVKTSHYYETVSLNSTDFTRIYKIQSAAMQNVTIEIIGIMNANMTETQLEASFNDQVETFVVSSELLAKVFDVRLDSDFEDKLIEKIPLSANVEIKGSTINAITAAKEI
- the LOC137196144 gene encoding uncharacterized protein isoform X3, encoding MSDNISGSEWRKALTSILEELDESEYKKMLFCPCFDKIPKSVKTGRSREEMPHIIIKYLGVDESISAVAEAMDLIPRKDPAVQDLLRPFVDKLRKKREEENRESMKENREIAPENQRVMMTPLAETKGKKRKHDSDWKSADEEPKPKTNQLKSSQPDKERKIPTWRKTIKDVLTSGDLGNKTITGKVVQKSALRTYETQQKEKKFFFYLGVSDEESCIKVMVYGKDRYQDIQEGRYYSFRNVIMEENVMKVTKQSKVARTSPIDVPEELELEAEMLIYPQKPVCSIAKAKEYADKTVVSVEGTVTEIGHVEPIKVKNQWRKKDKQEFQLKDGKDSIRITLWGKDTAQLGGTSDGDFVRVTNVKTSHYYETVSLNSTDFTRIYKIQSAAMQNVTIEIIGIMNANMTETQLEASFNDQVETFVVSSELLAKVFDVRLDSDFEDKLIEKIPLSANVEIKGSTINAITAAKEI